Genomic window (uncultured Hyphomonas sp.):
GACATGGATGCCCTGGTGCTGACCAATGAATATGTTGGCTTTACCGAAGTCGGCACGCTGTTCCTGAAGCCGGAACATCGCGGGGGCGGCGCCGGGCGCCTGGCGGCCCAATCCCGCTACTTGCTCATGGCGGCGGAACCGGAACGTTTTGGTACCAAGGTGCTGGCCGAACTTCGTGGCGTCGTGGACAATGAAGGGCGTTCCCCGTTCTGGGAGTGCCTGGGGCGTCATTTTTTCAGAATGGATTTCACCGAGGCGGATCGTTTGTCCGCGACAACGGATAACCAGTTCATTCTGGATCTGATGCCGAAATATCCGATCTATGTGGACCTGTTGCCGCCGGAAGCGCGCGAGGTTATCGGCCGGTGCCATTCCGACGGCGTGGGCGCGTACAAGCTGCTGCAGTGGGAAGGTTTCGAATTCGACCGCACCGTGGATATTTTCGATGGTGGCCCGCTGGTGACCGTGCAGCGCCGCCATATCCGCACCATTCAGGAAAGCCGCCGCGTCAGGTTCGAAGCCGGTGATGTTGATTCCGATCCGGCTGCGAAGCAGGGGCTGGCGTCCAGTGACATAATGCCTGAATTCAGGGTCAGTCTCGCAAAGAGCATTTTGAAAGATCCGCAAACCGCGGTCGTCAGCCCGGACACTCTGGCGCTTCTGAAGCTGAAGCCCGGATCCGAAGGACGAATCTGGCAACGGAGTAAATAGGTATGGATGGCGTCTACATAAACGGACAATGGCGTACCGGCGCGGGTAACCACTTCCAGAATCATTGCCCTGCAACGGGAGATGTCGTCTGGGACGGGCGCGGCGCGAACGCGGACGAAGTCAATGAAGCAGTCGCATCTGCCCGGCAGGCTTTCCATGACTGGGCCAATCTTCCCCAGAGCGACCGGACAGCCATTCTAGAGCGGTATGCAGAAGAAATCGAAAAACGTACTGACGCGATTGCCGAAACTGTCAGCCGCGACATGGGCAAGGTGCTTTGGGAGTCCAGATCCGAAGCCGCGACCATGAAGGCAAAAGTGGCTGTTTCCATAGCTGCACAGGTGGAGCGCGCAGGCAGCAAGTTCAGCGAAGCCAATTTTGGTTCATCGCATCTGACACATCGCCCGCACGGGGTGATGGCCGTGTTCGGACCTTTTAATTTTCCGGGGCATCTGCCGAACGGGCACATTGTTCCTGCGCTCCTTGCGGGCAATACGTGCGTGTTCAAACCATCTGAACTGGCGCCCGGTGTGGCGTTTCACATGGCTGAGGCTTTTGCCGCGGCCGGGCTCCCAGAAGGCTGTCTGAACATCGTGCATGGCGGGCGGGAGACCGGCGGCGCACTGCTCAATGCAGACATCAACGGGCTGCTGTTCACGGGCTCTGCAGCCACGGGTGTGCACTTTCACAAACACTTTGCAGGTCGGCCGGAAGTTATCCTGGCGCTGGAAATGGGCGGAAACAATCCACTCATCATCTGGGACCCGGCAGATGTGGATGCAGCGGCCGACATCGCGGCCCAGTCTGCCTTCCTGACAAGCGGACAGCGGTGCTCCTGTGCCCGCCGGGTCGTCCTGCCCAAGGGCGCCTGGGGCGACCAGGTTGCCGATGCAATCGTCGCGCGCGCTGAAGGGTTGGCCATCGGCGCCTGGGATGAGGAAGGCATGTTCATGGGGCCGCTCGTATCTGAGAAAGCGGCCGTGAATGCGGTGGAATTCCAGGAAATGCTGGTCGCGCGCGGCGGACGCGCGCTGAAGGCGCTGGAACATCTGGAGCGGGGCGGAGGCTTCGTGTCTGCCGGCGTTGTGGATGTCACAGACGCAAGCGATATTCCGGATGAGGAATTGTTCGGCCCAGTCATGCAGATCGTGCGAGTTGAGAATTTTGATGAGGCTCTCGCCCGCGCAAATGCGACGCGATACGGCTTGTCCGGCGGGCTGGTGAGTGATGATGATGCGCTCTGGGTGCGCGCGCACCGCGAAATGCGTGCCGGCATC
Coding sequences:
- a CDS encoding arginine N-succinyltransferase, whose product is MADTYVMRPSRLDDLQSLIELAELSGPGFTSLPVDVPILRERLQKSDDAFLGRLQRIEYGKYLLMMENAETGEVVGCSAVKAGTGIDQPFFNYRVITLAQASQAAGNLRFDMDALVLTNEYVGFTEVGTLFLKPEHRGGGAGRLAAQSRYLLMAAEPERFGTKVLAELRGVVDNEGRSPFWECLGRHFFRMDFTEADRLSATTDNQFILDLMPKYPIYVDLLPPEAREVIGRCHSDGVGAYKLLQWEGFEFDRTVDIFDGGPLVTVQRRHIRTIQESRRVRFEAGDVDSDPAAKQGLASSDIMPEFRVSLAKSILKDPQTAVVSPDTLALLKLKPGSEGRIWQRSK
- the astD gene encoding succinylglutamate-semialdehyde dehydrogenase, yielding MDGVYINGQWRTGAGNHFQNHCPATGDVVWDGRGANADEVNEAVASARQAFHDWANLPQSDRTAILERYAEEIEKRTDAIAETVSRDMGKVLWESRSEAATMKAKVAVSIAAQVERAGSKFSEANFGSSHLTHRPHGVMAVFGPFNFPGHLPNGHIVPALLAGNTCVFKPSELAPGVAFHMAEAFAAAGLPEGCLNIVHGGRETGGALLNADINGLLFTGSAATGVHFHKHFAGRPEVILALEMGGNNPLIIWDPADVDAAADIAAQSAFLTSGQRCSCARRVVLPKGAWGDQVADAIVARAEGLAIGAWDEEGMFMGPLVSEKAAVNAVEFQEMLVARGGRALKALEHLERGGGFVSAGVVDVTDASDIPDEELFGPVMQIVRVENFDEALARANATRYGLSGGLVSDDDALWVRAHREMRAGILNRNRPTAGASGAMPFGGPGLSGNFRPGAYYAADYCAWPQASQVSDKAARMSAQGFPK